A genomic region of Kribbella sp. NBC_00382 contains the following coding sequences:
- a CDS encoding lysophospholipid acyltransferase family protein, translated as MTEPAQSPRFEPEPERPVDDAGDGDGKGIYWVLKNVVVGPPVKRIFRPKVEGAENIPDIGPAIIASNHLSYADWIFMPLVLRRRVTFVAKSDYFTGAGLKGTFQRGFFKGTGQVPIDRSGGSASEGAIKAGLKVLERGDLFGIYPEGTRSHDGKLYKGRTGVARLALEAKVPVIPCGVIGTDVVAPPGKVVASFASPTVKFGEPLDFSRYDGMESDRLILRAVTDEIMYKIMELSGQEYVDMYATKAKQLEGRAPTGAPKKVRKSDT; from the coding sequence ATGACGGAACCGGCACAGTCGCCGCGGTTCGAGCCGGAGCCTGAGCGTCCGGTCGACGACGCCGGTGACGGCGATGGCAAGGGCATCTACTGGGTGCTGAAGAACGTCGTGGTCGGCCCGCCGGTCAAGCGCATCTTCCGCCCGAAGGTGGAGGGCGCCGAGAACATCCCCGACATCGGGCCGGCGATCATCGCGAGCAACCACCTGTCCTACGCGGACTGGATCTTCATGCCGCTGGTACTGCGCCGCCGGGTGACCTTCGTCGCCAAGTCGGACTACTTCACCGGCGCCGGACTCAAGGGCACGTTCCAGCGCGGCTTCTTCAAGGGCACCGGCCAGGTCCCCATCGACCGGTCCGGCGGCTCGGCGTCCGAGGGCGCGATCAAGGCCGGCCTGAAGGTGCTCGAGCGCGGCGATCTGTTCGGCATCTACCCCGAGGGCACCCGCTCGCACGACGGCAAGCTCTACAAGGGCCGGACCGGCGTCGCCCGGCTCGCGCTCGAGGCGAAGGTACCGGTGATCCCGTGTGGCGTGATCGGCACCGACGTGGTCGCGCCGCCCGGCAAGGTGGTCGCCTCGTTCGCCTCCCCGACGGTCAAGTTCGGCGAGCCGCTGGACTTCTCCCGGTACGACGGGATGGAGAGCGACCGCTTGATCCTGCGCGCCGTCACCGACGAGATCATGTACAAGATCATGGAGCTGTCCGGCCAGGAGTACGTCGACATGTACGCCACCAAGGCCAAGCAGCTGGAGGGCCGGGCACCCACCGGCGCACCCAAGAAGGTCCGCAAGTCGGACACCTGA
- a CDS encoding M64 family metallopeptidase, with protein sequence MRTRFKAGRLTALLGVAAAAFAGVPLAASAGVPLAVTEAAAPVGTVVPLQVTGPASSRFNLVVMGDGYTAGELPKFREQVDKHLNVLWSIEPFKTYRNYINVYAVEIPSPESGVDCDPSLTSPMVDTPLQMGFWGGCDPDSVQRLLTVSDSAARKYANLVPGTTASNRQILAIGNSDTYGGAGGAYATASGGNALSALITPHELGHSLGGLQDEYDYYARGERGAPWSDPEPTSIHHTLLTEKQMINRERKWFRWLGEPSESGGLIGRYESGMYAGSGIWRPSKHSMMKVLGYYFDQVARERMTQRISARATLIQSSTPAGPVTPTQLVWLQTLHPATHELTVSWLLDDTPLPTGNQRFVDLSSLSLTPGPHTLTAKIVDPTDFVRNPAIRDSDALTATRTWTFTGDQAQPRPSIPTQAQPTFTTSTSTEHPVNADEVVYVETTQNDTEQPAVEWRVDGVVTPNPGNDRDFPLAPLGLSGSHMLTARVGSSELTWQVDGAEPTVTSTLSKPLLKISKPSGPEYIYNDAFTMGLAATDDSAGYVVPEFRVDGDGWYNYYGWPTDADAPFKFTAEGTEIDHLVFGKLGVARVVPWDDVPPGYGRHQVEYRAIDAPGNIAAPGRFAVTLLRPAPTCVTTITGTYNGPLTVTSGVTCLTNATVNGPVEIREGASLVATDSIVSGPVRAIDAADLHLLRTTVSGPVTLDGTTRSAVLVGTTVSGPVTVTRASTEERVVLAGNTIDGPLTCSANAAKPRNLQAPNHVSGPRSGQCSGL encoded by the coding sequence GTGAGGACTCGATTCAAGGCCGGACGTCTGACCGCCCTGCTGGGCGTCGCCGCGGCAGCCTTCGCGGGAGTGCCGCTGGCCGCCAGCGCTGGAGTGCCCCTCGCAGTGACCGAGGCTGCGGCGCCGGTCGGGACCGTGGTGCCGTTGCAGGTGACCGGGCCGGCGTCCTCGCGCTTCAACCTGGTGGTGATGGGGGACGGGTATACCGCCGGTGAGCTGCCGAAGTTCCGGGAGCAGGTGGACAAGCACTTGAATGTGCTCTGGAGCATCGAGCCGTTCAAGACCTACCGCAACTACATCAACGTGTACGCCGTCGAGATCCCCTCACCCGAGAGCGGCGTCGACTGCGACCCCAGCCTGACCTCGCCCATGGTCGACACCCCGCTCCAGATGGGCTTCTGGGGTGGCTGCGACCCGGACTCGGTCCAGCGGCTACTCACGGTCAGCGACTCCGCCGCGAGGAAGTACGCCAACCTGGTCCCCGGCACGACCGCGTCCAACCGGCAGATTCTTGCTATCGGCAACAGCGACACGTACGGCGGCGCCGGCGGCGCCTACGCGACCGCGTCCGGCGGCAACGCGCTGTCCGCACTGATCACGCCCCACGAGCTCGGTCACTCGCTCGGCGGTCTCCAGGACGAGTACGACTACTACGCCCGCGGTGAGCGCGGAGCGCCGTGGTCGGATCCGGAGCCGACCTCGATCCACCACACCCTGCTGACCGAGAAACAGATGATCAACAGGGAGCGGAAGTGGTTCCGCTGGCTGGGCGAGCCGTCCGAGTCCGGCGGTCTGATCGGCCGCTACGAGTCGGGCATGTACGCCGGCAGCGGTATCTGGCGGCCGAGCAAGCACTCCATGATGAAGGTCCTCGGCTATTACTTCGACCAGGTCGCCCGCGAACGGATGACCCAGCGAATCTCCGCCCGGGCAACCCTCATCCAGTCCAGCACCCCGGCCGGCCCGGTAACGCCCACCCAGCTCGTCTGGCTCCAGACCCTCCACCCCGCCACCCACGAACTAACCGTCAGCTGGCTCCTCGACGACACCCCGCTCCCCACCGGCAACCAACGCTTCGTGGATCTGAGTTCGCTGTCTCTCACCCCGGGCCCCCACACCCTGACCGCCAAAATCGTCGACCCCACCGACTTCGTCCGGAACCCCGCGATCAGAGATTCGGACGCCCTCACCGCAACCCGCACCTGGACTTTCACCGGAGACCAAGCCCAGCCCCGACCTTCAATCCCCACCCAGGCCCAGCCGACCTTCACCACCTCGACCTCCACCGAGCACCCGGTGAATGCGGATGAAGTGGTTTACGTGGAGACCACCCAGAACGACACTGAGCAACCTGCGGTCGAGTGGCGGGTTGACGGAGTTGTGACCCCCAACCCCGGCAACGACCGAGACTTCCCACTCGCACCGCTGGGCCTGTCCGGCAGCCACATGCTGACGGCCCGGGTAGGAAGCAGCGAGCTGACCTGGCAGGTCGACGGAGCAGAGCCGACAGTCACCTCCACCCTGTCCAAGCCGCTCCTCAAGATCTCCAAGCCCAGCGGACCGGAGTACATCTACAACGACGCCTTCACGATGGGCCTCGCGGCGACGGACGACAGCGCCGGCTACGTCGTACCGGAGTTCCGCGTCGACGGTGACGGTTGGTACAACTACTACGGCTGGCCCACCGACGCCGACGCGCCCTTCAAGTTCACCGCGGAGGGTACCGAGATCGACCACCTCGTCTTCGGCAAGCTCGGCGTCGCCCGAGTGGTCCCGTGGGACGACGTTCCACCGGGCTACGGCCGCCACCAGGTCGAGTACCGCGCAATCGATGCCCCTGGCAACATCGCGGCCCCCGGCCGGTTCGCTGTCACCTTGTTGCGCCCGGCACCGACCTGCGTCACCACCATCACCGGCACCTACAACGGTCCGCTCACAGTGACTTCCGGCGTGACCTGCTTGACGAACGCGACCGTCAACGGCCCGGTGGAGATCCGCGAAGGCGCCTCACTGGTGGCCACCGACAGCATTGTGTCCGGCCCGGTCCGCGCCATCGATGCCGCAGACCTTCACCTACTCCGTACTACGGTCAGCGGTCCGGTCACCCTCGATGGCACGACCCGGAGCGCAGTGCTGGTGGGCACCACCGTCAGCGGTCCGGTCACCGTGACCAGGGCAAGTACGGAAGAGCGTGTAGTGCTGGCCGGCAACACCATCGACGGACCGCTGACCTGCTCCGCCAACGCCGCCAAACCGCGCAACCTGCAAGCTCCCAACCACGTCTCCGGCCCCCGCTCCGGCCAGTGCAGCGGTCTATGA
- a CDS encoding GNAT family N-acetyltransferase: MEFVTVDGRDRETFEQFYNLRDAVRREAEFPSGLGLEEARVLMADQHSDMRADGLGLVDGDTWLGIAWFDWPLQENTHLVEVEIAVAAPYRRTGVGTKLLDAVIERAKQDDRRLLAGMILGDAETGESAGTAFATKHGFVRKLVELHQVLELPLSEERLAELDQPVDGYEIVQWREHTPDEWVEQFADALSAMSTDVPTGDLDQEPARWTPERLREAEARRLKQGRFCHTTVAVDKDGQLAAYTQMGGATSDPGRLYQWDTFVRPEHRGRRLGLAVKVPNFRSLQAGLDRPAVLHTWNATTNAPMIAVNVHLGFRPVAQRTDWELEI, encoded by the coding sequence ATGGAATTCGTGACAGTGGACGGCCGGGACCGCGAGACCTTCGAGCAGTTCTACAACCTCCGAGACGCGGTACGCCGGGAAGCCGAGTTCCCGTCTGGCCTCGGACTGGAGGAGGCGCGGGTCCTGATGGCCGACCAGCACTCCGACATGCGAGCCGACGGACTCGGGCTGGTCGACGGCGACACGTGGCTCGGGATCGCCTGGTTCGACTGGCCATTGCAGGAGAACACCCATCTCGTCGAGGTCGAGATCGCGGTTGCCGCGCCGTACCGGCGTACAGGCGTGGGCACCAAACTTCTCGACGCGGTCATCGAGCGCGCCAAGCAGGACGACCGCCGACTGCTCGCGGGCATGATCCTGGGCGACGCGGAGACCGGCGAGAGCGCCGGTACTGCGTTCGCCACCAAGCACGGGTTCGTCCGCAAACTCGTCGAGCTGCATCAAGTGCTCGAGTTGCCGCTGTCGGAGGAACGGCTGGCCGAGTTGGACCAGCCGGTCGACGGGTACGAGATCGTCCAGTGGCGGGAGCACACCCCGGACGAATGGGTCGAGCAGTTCGCCGATGCGCTGAGCGCGATGTCGACCGACGTACCGACCGGAGACCTCGATCAGGAACCGGCCCGGTGGACGCCGGAGCGGTTGCGTGAGGCCGAGGCGCGCAGGCTCAAGCAAGGGCGCTTCTGCCACACCACGGTCGCGGTCGACAAGGACGGTCAGCTGGCGGCCTACACGCAGATGGGTGGCGCGACCAGCGACCCCGGGCGCCTCTACCAGTGGGACACGTTCGTCCGGCCCGAGCATCGCGGTCGGCGGCTCGGGCTCGCCGTGAAGGTTCCCAACTTCCGGTCGCTGCAGGCCGGGCTCGACCGCCCGGCCGTCCTGCACACCTGGAACGCGACGACGAACGCTCCGATGATCGCCGTCAACGTGCATCTCGGCTTCCGCCCGGTCGCGCAACGGACCGACTGGGAGCTGGAGATCTAG
- a CDS encoding M28 family metallopeptidase, translating to MTGSPVRYLVVPTADAADGAKSARFGDKTILWGPADQKLGRASRTVPGLVLVTQVGRSFQDEYPDVTPLLDHGRHLVISAADKPRRRSNHCWRVEALKPGMTVVDVPVRSARRADPVVAGLVGELAPASYQADLTWLASLPTRHSLSASFTTAVEFVAARMVALGYSVTRTPITVGAGHSENLIGDRLGSGAGTRGLVVITAHLDSINLAGGPGGNAPGADDNGSGAAGVLELGRLIASRKWEHDVRLILFGGEEEGLFGSKQYVAALPAGERARIRAVLNMDMIASKNTVLPTVLLEGAPVSSGQMDDLAAAAATYTGLRVETSLNPFASDHVPFINAGVPAVLTIEGADSANGHIHSADDKLEFLDWALASEILRMNIAALAGWLGLVGAAEAPRPQPAGSAVSWGPGRLDIFVRGSDSALHHLYWDGGTWHDFESLGGVIGSSG from the coding sequence ATGACCGGTTCGCCTGTTCGGTACCTGGTGGTGCCGACCGCGGATGCGGCCGACGGCGCCAAGTCGGCGCGGTTCGGCGACAAGACGATCCTGTGGGGACCCGCCGACCAGAAACTCGGCCGGGCCTCCCGGACCGTGCCCGGCCTGGTGCTCGTGACGCAGGTCGGACGGAGCTTCCAGGACGAGTATCCGGACGTCACGCCGCTGCTCGACCACGGTCGCCATCTGGTGATCTCGGCCGCTGACAAACCCCGGAGGCGCTCCAACCACTGCTGGCGGGTCGAGGCGTTGAAGCCCGGTATGACGGTCGTCGACGTGCCGGTCCGGTCGGCCCGGCGCGCCGACCCTGTGGTTGCCGGGCTGGTCGGTGAGCTCGCGCCGGCGTCGTACCAGGCGGATCTGACCTGGCTGGCATCACTGCCGACCAGGCATTCGCTCAGCGCGTCGTTCACCACGGCGGTGGAGTTCGTGGCGGCCCGGATGGTTGCCCTCGGCTACAGCGTCACGCGTACTCCGATCACCGTCGGGGCAGGTCATTCGGAGAACCTGATCGGCGATCGTTTGGGGTCGGGAGCTGGTACTCGCGGGCTGGTGGTGATCACGGCGCACCTCGACTCGATCAATCTTGCGGGTGGGCCTGGTGGGAACGCGCCGGGTGCTGACGACAACGGGAGCGGGGCGGCCGGCGTACTGGAGCTCGGGCGGCTGATCGCGAGTCGCAAGTGGGAACACGATGTCCGGCTGATCCTCTTCGGTGGTGAGGAAGAGGGGTTGTTCGGGAGCAAGCAGTACGTCGCTGCGCTGCCGGCTGGGGAGCGGGCGCGGATTCGCGCGGTGCTCAACATGGACATGATCGCGTCGAAGAACACGGTACTGCCGACCGTCCTGCTGGAGGGGGCGCCGGTGTCGTCGGGGCAGATGGATGACCTTGCGGCGGCGGCCGCGACGTACACGGGGCTGAGGGTCGAGACGTCGCTGAATCCCTTTGCCAGTGACCATGTGCCGTTCATCAACGCGGGTGTGCCGGCGGTGCTGACGATCGAGGGCGCGGACAGTGCGAACGGGCACATCCACTCGGCTGACGACAAGCTCGAGTTCCTTGACTGGGCCTTGGCGTCCGAGATCCTGCGGATGAACATCGCCGCGCTCGCCGGCTGGCTCGGCCTGGTCGGTGCGGCTGAGGCGCCGCGTCCGCAACCGGCGGGGTCGGCGGTTTCCTGGGGGCCGGGCCGGCTCGACATCTTCGTTCGCGGCAGCGACTCCGCTCTGCATCATCTCTACTGGGACGGCGGGACTTGGCATGATTTCGAGTCGTTGGGAGGTGTCATAGGCTCCTCCGGGTGA
- a CDS encoding prephenate dehydratase, translated as MSGPIAYQGEPGANSAMACTEMFPGREQLPCTTFEDALEAVNTGRAGLAMIPVDNSIAGRVADIHHLLPDSGLHIIGEFFLPIHFQLLATPGTPIESIKTVRSHVHALGQCRKIIREHGWATVVADDTAGAAREVSELNDPTVAALSPVAAAGLYGLDILAEDVEDEHHNTTRFLVLSREPQVPAVGSAPTITSFVYRVRNVPAALYKAMGGFATNGVNMTKLESYQLGGSFFATQFYADVEGHPEDPHVALALEELAFFSVEVRILGVYPAHPFREQIAEPAANRTLRPHH; from the coding sequence GTGAGCGGACCGATCGCGTACCAGGGTGAGCCAGGAGCCAATTCGGCGATGGCGTGCACCGAGATGTTTCCCGGCCGCGAACAGCTGCCCTGTACCACCTTCGAGGACGCCCTCGAGGCGGTGAACACCGGCCGCGCCGGGCTGGCGATGATCCCGGTCGACAACTCGATCGCCGGCCGGGTGGCCGACATCCACCACCTGCTGCCGGACTCCGGGCTGCACATCATCGGCGAGTTCTTCCTGCCGATCCACTTCCAGCTGCTGGCCACGCCCGGTACGCCGATCGAGTCGATCAAGACGGTCCGCAGCCACGTCCACGCGCTCGGCCAGTGCCGCAAGATCATCCGCGAGCACGGCTGGGCGACCGTCGTCGCCGACGACACCGCCGGGGCCGCACGCGAGGTCTCCGAGCTGAACGACCCGACCGTCGCCGCCCTCTCCCCCGTCGCCGCGGCCGGCCTCTACGGGCTGGACATCCTGGCCGAGGACGTCGAGGACGAGCACCACAACACGACCCGGTTCCTGGTGCTGTCGCGCGAGCCGCAGGTGCCCGCGGTGGGGTCGGCGCCGACGATCACCAGCTTCGTCTACCGGGTCCGCAACGTGCCTGCCGCGCTCTACAAGGCGATGGGCGGTTTCGCGACCAACGGCGTCAACATGACCAAGCTGGAGAGCTACCAGCTCGGCGGCTCGTTCTTCGCTACCCAGTTCTACGCCGATGTCGAGGGCCACCCCGAGGACCCGCACGTCGCCCTCGCCCTGGAGGAGCTCGCCTTCTTCTCGGTCGAGGTCCGGATCCTCGGCGTCTACCCGGCCCACCCCTTCCGCGAGCAGATCGCCGAACCGGCCGCCAACCGCACCCTCCGGCCCCACCACTAA
- a CDS encoding M43 family zinc metalloprotease: MPRKANGRADKNEQDTGNQMPGGMMGTGGSSGAGMGRDSQPPSRRQCGVMDVHRRLLSTSAEYVAARSYLENATTQYVASQQRFSGTAHIPVVVHVVWNTAAQNISQAQIDSQIEVLNRDFRAANTDVGIVPAPFTGLVADARIEFALATTDPSGNPTTGVTRTQTTQTGFSTDDKIKSSATGGIDPWPADRYLNIWVGQLGGGLLGYAQFPGGPAETDGVVILQSGFGTNGTAAAPFDLGRTTTHEIGHYLNLFHIWGDDGTGCSGSDEVADTPNQGGPNFGVPTFPKLSCSNGPNGDLFVNYMDYTDDRGMVMFTTDQVARMEACLDTIRKDLNQASVSGTAQPTPAGPVVSWDDNRIDAFVLGTDRATYHKWWDGAAWGPSVSGYEYLGGVCVSAPEVASWGPNRLDAFVLGTDHGVYHKWWDGTTWGPSETGYEALGGICMSPPRVASWAENRLDVFVLGTDRALYHKWWDGTAWNDFENLGGICMSPPEVVAWGPDRLDVFVLGTDNAIYHKWWDGTAWGGFESLGGVCASPPTAVAWGPNRLDLFVIGTDSALYHKWYDGTAWSADWENLGGICTSAPTVVSWGANRLDVFVLGTDSALYHQWWDGTSWSGFESLGGICTDEPRVTSWGPDRLDVFVVGTDGGMYHKWWDGTAWGPSITGYEALGGVISDFKLDQPAPDLLPNGATTEQAVLN, translated from the coding sequence ATGCCGAGGAAGGCCAACGGGAGAGCGGACAAGAACGAACAGGACACCGGGAACCAGATGCCCGGTGGAATGATGGGGACCGGCGGTAGCAGCGGCGCGGGGATGGGGCGTGACAGTCAGCCGCCCAGCCGGCGGCAGTGTGGCGTGATGGATGTGCACCGGCGGTTGCTGTCCACGTCGGCGGAGTACGTGGCGGCGCGTTCCTACCTGGAGAACGCGACCACGCAGTACGTCGCGAGTCAGCAGCGGTTCAGCGGGACCGCGCACATCCCGGTCGTGGTGCACGTCGTCTGGAACACGGCCGCGCAGAACATCTCGCAGGCCCAGATCGACAGCCAGATCGAGGTGCTGAACCGCGACTTCCGAGCGGCCAACACAGACGTCGGCATCGTCCCGGCGCCGTTCACCGGGCTGGTCGCCGACGCGCGGATCGAGTTCGCGCTGGCGACGACGGACCCGAGCGGCAACCCGACGACGGGCGTCACCCGGACCCAGACGACGCAGACCGGGTTCAGCACGGACGACAAGATCAAGTCGTCGGCGACCGGTGGCATCGATCCCTGGCCGGCCGATCGGTACCTGAACATCTGGGTCGGCCAGCTCGGTGGCGGTCTGCTCGGCTACGCGCAGTTCCCCGGCGGCCCGGCAGAGACCGACGGCGTCGTCATCCTGCAGAGCGGGTTCGGCACCAACGGGACCGCGGCTGCGCCGTTCGATCTCGGTCGCACCACGACGCACGAGATCGGCCACTACCTCAACCTGTTCCACATCTGGGGCGACGACGGCACCGGTTGCAGCGGTAGCGACGAGGTCGCGGACACCCCCAACCAGGGCGGCCCGAACTTCGGCGTACCGACGTTCCCGAAGCTGTCCTGCAGCAACGGGCCGAACGGCGACCTGTTCGTCAACTACATGGACTACACCGACGACCGCGGCATGGTCATGTTCACCACCGACCAGGTGGCCCGGATGGAGGCCTGTCTGGACACCATCCGGAAGGACCTCAACCAGGCTTCGGTCTCCGGTACCGCACAGCCGACTCCCGCCGGGCCGGTTGTGTCGTGGGACGACAACCGGATCGACGCGTTCGTGCTCGGTACCGACCGTGCGACGTACCACAAATGGTGGGACGGAGCCGCGTGGGGACCGTCCGTCAGCGGCTACGAATACCTGGGTGGTGTGTGCGTGAGTGCTCCCGAAGTGGCGTCCTGGGGGCCGAACCGGCTCGACGCTTTCGTGCTCGGAACCGACCACGGGGTCTACCACAAGTGGTGGGACGGGACCACCTGGGGACCGTCGGAGACGGGCTACGAAGCGCTCGGCGGCATCTGCATGAGCCCGCCGCGGGTGGCCTCGTGGGCCGAGAACCGGCTGGACGTCTTCGTGCTCGGGACCGACCGCGCGCTCTACCACAAGTGGTGGGACGGCACGGCCTGGAACGACTTCGAGAACCTCGGCGGCATCTGCATGAGCCCGCCCGAAGTAGTTGCCTGGGGCCCCGATCGGCTCGATGTCTTCGTGCTCGGCACGGACAACGCGATCTACCACAAGTGGTGGGACGGCACGGCGTGGGGCGGCTTCGAGTCGCTCGGCGGCGTCTGCGCCTCTCCCCCGACCGCGGTGGCCTGGGGTCCGAACCGGCTCGACCTGTTCGTCATCGGTACCGACTCCGCGCTCTACCACAAGTGGTACGACGGTACGGCGTGGTCGGCGGACTGGGAGAACCTCGGCGGCATCTGCACGAGCGCGCCGACCGTGGTCTCGTGGGGCGCGAACCGGCTGGACGTCTTCGTGCTCGGTACCGACTCGGCGCTGTACCACCAGTGGTGGGACGGCACGTCGTGGTCCGGGTTCGAGTCGCTCGGCGGCATCTGCACCGACGAGCCGCGTGTGACCTCGTGGGGACCCGATCGACTGGACGTCTTCGTCGTCGGAACGGACGGCGGGATGTACCACAAGTGGTGGGACGGAACGGCCTGGGGACCGTCCATCACCGGGTACGAGGCGCTCGGCGGTGTGATCAGCGACTTCAAGCTGGATCAGCCGGCGCCGGACCTGTTGCCGAACGGCGCCACCACCGAGCAGGCGGTGCTGAACTGA
- a CDS encoding ArsR/SmtB family transcription factor, with protein MAHARRPALVHPEAADLNLYAVLHALADPTRLTIVRTLRSDLERACGTFPVSVAPSTLTHHFRVLREAGVIHQREDGNRRWTTLRYDDLQALFPGVIDTVLQAEQAS; from the coding sequence ATGGCGCACGCTCGCAGGCCGGCCCTGGTCCACCCCGAGGCGGCCGACCTGAACCTGTATGCCGTCCTGCACGCGCTGGCCGACCCAACCCGGCTGACCATCGTGCGCACGCTCAGAAGCGACCTCGAGCGCGCCTGCGGCACCTTCCCCGTGTCGGTCGCGCCGTCCACCCTCACCCATCACTTCCGGGTCCTCCGGGAAGCCGGTGTGATCCACCAGCGCGAGGACGGCAACCGCCGCTGGACCACCTTGCGCTACGACGACCTACAAGCCCTTTTCCCCGGTGTCATCGACACCGTCCTGCAGGCGGAGCAGGCTTCCTGA
- a CDS encoding TIGR03936 family radical SAM-associated protein has product MAPVQAPPSQQLPAVQKLRIRFAKRGRLRFTSHRDFQRAFERAVRRAGLPVAFSHGFSPHPKISYAGAAPTGAASEAEYLEISLTHERDPEQVRADLDEALPPGLDVLEVVVAGPGSLADQLEASEWLIALPGVDPAEAEPAVAAFLAREEILVERMTKRGLRSFDCREAVLRLTVGSDPATVETCAILQVVLRLGTPAVRPDDVLAGVLEVATLPVTGPALLTRLAQGPLIAATGTVDDPLARDRDATQATATGQAVDHQTHVAEGDAAAPAVP; this is encoded by the coding sequence GTGGCACCAGTACAGGCTCCGCCGTCCCAGCAGCTTCCCGCGGTCCAGAAGTTGCGGATCCGCTTCGCCAAGCGCGGGCGGCTGCGATTCACCTCGCACCGCGACTTCCAGCGTGCGTTCGAGCGGGCGGTCCGGCGCGCCGGGCTCCCGGTGGCGTTCTCGCACGGCTTCAGCCCGCACCCGAAGATCTCGTACGCCGGTGCCGCGCCGACCGGAGCCGCCTCGGAGGCGGAGTACTTGGAGATCTCGCTCACACACGAGCGGGACCCCGAGCAGGTCCGGGCCGACCTCGACGAGGCGCTCCCGCCCGGGCTGGACGTGCTCGAGGTGGTCGTCGCCGGACCGGGCTCGCTGGCCGACCAGCTGGAGGCGAGTGAGTGGCTGATCGCGCTGCCAGGCGTGGATCCGGCCGAGGCCGAGCCGGCTGTCGCCGCGTTCCTCGCCCGGGAGGAAATTCTGGTCGAGCGCATGACCAAACGGGGGCTTCGCTCGTTTGACTGCCGGGAAGCCGTCCTCCGACTCACCGTCGGTAGTGACCCGGCGACGGTTGAGACGTGTGCGATACTGCAAGTGGTGTTACGGCTCGGAACCCCGGCCGTGAGACCCGACGACGTTCTCGCCGGCGTGCTAGAGGTAGCGACGCTTCCGGTGACGGGCCCGGCTCTTCTGACCAGGCTCGCCCAGGGCCCGCTTATCGCGGCCACCGGCACTGTGGACGATCCGCTCGCTCGTGACCGCGACGCCACCCAGGCGACCGCGACCGGCCAGGCGGTCGACCACCAGACGCATGTAGCGGAGGGCGACGCCGCCGCTCCAGCTGTGCCCTGA
- a CDS encoding quinone oxidoreductase family protein, giving the protein MRALLFDQPAADTSTTRVGEVATPEPGPGEVAIDVRAAGVNFIDVMARRGDPGYATGWPFVPGLEVAGTVRALGTGVSGPAVGTPVAAFTATGGLAEVAVVRGELVVEIPAGLSFEQAAVAPGTLTTAALLLGPTGRLREGDSVLVHSAAGGVGQALASLARLYGAGLLLGTVGGAGRAAAAEKAGYDAVVVRGDGIVDRVRELTGGRGVDLILDPQGTDWIDTDLELVAAGGRIVLFGNAGGTPLASLPAAGKLFGGNAAIGGFSIRGYAAKAPWMVAEALTEVLQRLSRGELRVEPTVVDGLEHAAEAQQALAEGRGEGKYVVRLGADLS; this is encoded by the coding sequence ATGCGCGCCCTGCTCTTCGATCAGCCCGCCGCCGACACCAGCACGACCCGAGTGGGCGAGGTTGCCACTCCGGAGCCGGGGCCTGGCGAGGTGGCGATCGACGTCCGGGCGGCTGGGGTGAACTTCATCGACGTGATGGCCCGGCGTGGGGATCCGGGCTATGCGACCGGCTGGCCGTTCGTACCGGGGCTGGAGGTTGCTGGGACGGTGCGGGCGCTCGGTACCGGAGTGAGTGGGCCTGCGGTGGGTACGCCGGTGGCGGCGTTCACTGCGACGGGTGGGCTGGCTGAGGTGGCCGTAGTACGGGGTGAGCTTGTGGTGGAAATCCCTGCTGGGCTGTCGTTTGAGCAGGCTGCAGTGGCTCCGGGCACGCTCACTACGGCAGCGCTACTGCTTGGACCGACTGGGCGGTTGCGCGAGGGCGACAGTGTGCTCGTTCACTCGGCTGCTGGTGGTGTGGGGCAGGCACTGGCTTCGCTTGCTCGGCTGTACGGCGCTGGCTTGTTGCTGGGGACTGTGGGTGGCGCGGGGAGAGCTGCTGCGGCCGAGAAGGCGGGCTACGACGCTGTCGTCGTGCGTGGTGACGGAATCGTCGACAGGGTTAGGGAATTGACGGGTGGGCGAGGTGTCGACCTGATCCTCGATCCGCAGGGGACCGACTGGATCGACACGGATCTGGAGCTCGTCGCTGCCGGCGGGCGGATCGTACTGTTCGGCAACGCGGGCGGGACTCCCCTGGCGTCGCTGCCTGCCGCCGGGAAGCTGTTCGGTGGGAATGCGGCTATCGGTGGCTTCAGCATCAGGGGGTACGCGGCGAAGGCGCCGTGGATGGTGGCTGAGGCGCTGACCGAAGTACTGCAGAGGCTCAGTCGTGGTGAGTTGAGGGTCGAGCCGACTGTCGTCGACGGACTCGAGCATGCGGCGGAAGCCCAGCAGGCCTTGGCGGAAGGGCGTGGCGAGGGAAAGTACGTCGTACGGCTAGGCGCTGACCTGTCATAG